Proteins from a genomic interval of Flammeovirgaceae bacterium SG7u.111:
- a CDS encoding cadherin domain-containing protein codes for MKLLKFVSYIGALSLLFVFQSCKDDEEPTPQNVAPVMVAQSFSISEGASPDDVLGTIVATDPEGETLTFSITTNDNNLFAISTSGALSLATGKSLDFETATNHTITVAVSDGDLETEVDITITVVDVNENTAPEINAQTFSIRENIDVRSAIATIVATDKDSDALTYSISQNISQNNKDLFEFEDESVPEISLTSGQSLDFESITSYSIEITVSDGKLTAVVDITINVTDVNDAPVVAAQTFTVAEGVTDNTVIGTVAATDEDGDVLSYSLALGIGSDNIFEINASGQISLAEGKKLDYETATSHILTVEVSDGEASKTAKVTINVTDLDDIAIPDANFITALLNNSSINTNGNSVIETAEASSFTGTISAANSNIESVEGIEFFTNATRISLYGNSLTSIDLSSNTKVTQLLLESNKLKTIDVSMLSELTDFKAHSNELTTVNLANGNNANMTRMQLQGNPGLTCIKVDQLPVPTSGWSKDASASYSIIDCE; via the coding sequence CTCTTTGTTTTTCAATCTTGTAAAGATGATGAAGAACCTACTCCACAAAATGTAGCACCTGTTATGGTAGCACAATCGTTTTCCATTTCGGAAGGGGCTAGCCCTGATGACGTATTGGGCACCATTGTAGCCACCGATCCTGAAGGAGAGACGCTTACATTTAGTATCACTACAAACGATAATAATCTGTTTGCCATCAGTACCTCAGGTGCTTTGAGCTTGGCAACAGGTAAAAGCCTAGATTTTGAAACCGCTACAAACCACACCATTACAGTAGCTGTGTCTGACGGTGACCTAGAAACCGAGGTGGATATTACCATTACGGTAGTTGATGTAAATGAAAATACAGCTCCTGAAATCAATGCACAGACATTTAGCATTAGGGAAAATATAGATGTTAGGTCCGCAATAGCTACAATTGTAGCCACTGATAAGGACAGCGATGCCCTTACCTACTCTATATCACAGAATATCTCTCAAAACAACAAAGATTTATTTGAATTTGAGGATGAGAGCGTACCAGAAATCAGTCTTACTTCTGGTCAGTCATTAGACTTTGAAAGCATTACTAGTTATTCAATTGAGATCACGGTTAGTGATGGGAAATTAACTGCGGTGGTTGATATAACTATTAATGTGACCGATGTAAACGATGCACCAGTAGTAGCTGCCCAAACATTTACGGTGGCAGAAGGAGTGACCGATAATACGGTAATAGGCACCGTTGCAGCTACGGACGAAGATGGCGATGTACTCAGTTACAGCCTTGCCTTAGGCATAGGCTCTGACAATATTTTTGAAATTAATGCCAGTGGGCAAATAAGCTTGGCAGAAGGCAAGAAGCTAGATTATGAAACGGCTACCAGCCATATACTTACTGTGGAGGTGAGTGATGGTGAAGCCAGCAAAACGGCTAAAGTTACTATAAATGTTACAGATTTGGATGATATAGCTATTCCCGACGCAAATTTTATAACTGCCTTGCTTAACAATTCTTCAATTAACACCAATGGTAATTCGGTAATAGAAACAGCCGAGGCTTCCAGTTTTACTGGCACTATCAGTGCGGCAAATAGTAATATAGAAAGTGTGGAAGGAATTGAATTTTTTACCAATGCTACTAGAATTTCCCTTTATGGAAATAGCCTCACTTCTATTGACCTATCAAGCAACACAAAAGTGACGCAACTACTACTTGAATCTAATAAGTTGAAAACTATTGATGTTTCTATGTTGTCAGAGTTGACCGATTTTAAAGCCCATAGCAATGAATTGACTACGGTGAATCTTGCAAATGGCAATAATGCCAATATGACCAGGATGCAGTTGCAGGGCAACCCGGGCTTAACGTGTATTAAAGTAGACCAACTACCTGTCCCTACATCAGGATGGTCGAAAGATGCATCAGCTTCTTACAGTATTATTGATTGTGAGTAA
- a CDS encoding histidine kinase, translating to MRFLLCLLLLVISGISFSQNMEMASFHISQQDGLPSNTVYDIFQDSQGFLWVATENGLARYNGAEFRWFSNPQVRSQAVGYLSEDNKGRIWLHNYFGELLFVENDSLKKLHSWEKYYQSGFPRITNIGDKLLLSSPSNIFFYEIEKEKWSRLDSLFEHSQFEGGGKINYADHLVYEDELWSVFSKRNTAIVKSLFNPSKQYTIQYKKCGLNQNTLQLTTFNSKIWLYDSSCHLLFELYNGKVKDISEKYDELLKDTRQIKNLGNGMVAFFGPSGCYLLDEKSDRWFLLNNSRNVSSIASDSEGGIWLGTLNEGIFYYPSLETTIIKKSQNDILTKLAVDNKHKKVVAGAYDGSLLFYSFEGELTEKIAPQSSREIQSLFVDERNDKLLYYGKELKIMNLDNLSLVKSMVMTALKDIVQLDKGYGLATSAGLSIVVMDSVYSKKNSSGIKQRCASVGYDSINQRIWLGTQKGLKKVSLETNEVSLWQPTGLGFSPGVSEIDRYKDQFFIGTYTDGLMIIEGEEMKRHITMSEGLPSDHITALASTDTQLFIGTDRGIAIYTFKDESIYLIDDTKGLTANEIYDLVVAEANLWVSTPNGLQIFNSFSVKNTQKPKIHITNISSGDKVFAGLDKNITLSPDLPELRIDFDVSNSLRSRGKAMIHYRIKELNGGNWSITSLKYPSAKYQSLQAGKYTFEVMAINEDGVQSANVIRIPFNVLAPIWKRPQFLILVFLFILLCSVVFVYIRLERINEANKQQLLRKSHEQDLRIAQLTSIRSQMNPHFIFNTMSLIQGKVLNGLNDQANKAIQDFSLLMRKVLDFSSKEMVALADEIEVIEKYLSIEKNRFDDKLTYDIILDEKLKDELIKLPSLLTQPFVENALRHGLLHKEGKKELLISFSLVEEILVIVIDDNGIGRAAALQVNKSRRNNHHSFALEAYSKRIELLNMDRKNKIELDIIDKLSMRGLPVGTKVVIKLPLINEPVNIS from the coding sequence ATGAGATTCTTACTCTGTTTGTTATTACTGGTTATTTCAGGTATTTCATTTTCTCAGAATATGGAAATGGCTAGTTTCCATATCTCACAGCAGGATGGCCTCCCTTCTAATACGGTTTATGACATCTTTCAGGATAGCCAAGGTTTTTTATGGGTAGCCACCGAAAATGGACTTGCAAGGTATAATGGAGCAGAATTTCGCTGGTTTTCCAACCCTCAAGTGAGATCGCAAGCAGTGGGTTATCTGTCGGAGGACAATAAGGGGAGGATCTGGCTTCATAACTATTTCGGGGAATTGCTTTTTGTAGAGAATGATAGTTTAAAAAAACTCCATTCATGGGAAAAGTACTATCAGTCAGGGTTTCCGAGAATTACCAACATTGGAGATAAGCTTTTGCTCAGTAGTCCGTCCAATATTTTTTTCTATGAAATAGAAAAGGAAAAATGGTCGCGTCTAGATTCTCTATTTGAACACAGTCAGTTTGAAGGTGGAGGTAAAATTAATTACGCCGACCATCTGGTGTACGAAGACGAATTATGGAGTGTTTTTTCTAAGAGAAATACTGCAATTGTAAAATCTCTTTTTAATCCATCTAAGCAATATACCATTCAGTATAAGAAGTGTGGCTTAAATCAAAACACACTCCAACTAACTACTTTTAATAGTAAGATATGGCTGTACGACAGTAGCTGCCATTTGCTGTTTGAGCTTTACAATGGAAAAGTAAAAGACATTTCAGAAAAGTATGACGAGCTACTAAAAGATACCAGACAGATTAAAAATCTTGGTAATGGAATGGTTGCCTTTTTTGGACCATCTGGCTGTTATCTGTTAGATGAAAAAAGTGATCGATGGTTTTTACTCAATAATAGCAGAAATGTGAGCTCTATTGCCAGCGATAGTGAGGGCGGAATTTGGTTGGGGACACTGAACGAAGGTATTTTTTACTATCCTTCACTTGAGACGACGATTATAAAGAAAAGTCAAAATGATATTCTTACCAAGCTCGCTGTTGACAATAAGCACAAGAAGGTGGTAGCAGGAGCTTATGATGGTAGCCTGTTGTTTTATTCTTTTGAAGGAGAATTGACAGAAAAAATAGCTCCACAAAGTTCCAGAGAAATTCAGAGCCTATTTGTTGATGAAAGAAACGACAAACTTCTGTATTATGGAAAGGAATTGAAAATTATGAATCTTGATAATTTAAGCCTTGTTAAGAGCATGGTAATGACTGCTTTAAAAGATATAGTGCAGTTGGATAAAGGATATGGGCTTGCCACATCAGCTGGTCTGTCTATTGTAGTTATGGATAGTGTTTATAGTAAGAAGAATAGTTCTGGCATAAAGCAGCGGTGCGCTTCTGTAGGATATGATTCGATAAACCAGCGCATATGGTTAGGGACACAAAAGGGCTTGAAAAAGGTGAGTTTAGAAACGAATGAAGTTTCTTTATGGCAGCCTACTGGGCTAGGGTTTTCACCAGGAGTCTCCGAAATAGATAGATATAAAGATCAATTTTTTATTGGTACATATACAGATGGGCTGATGATTATTGAGGGCGAGGAGATGAAAAGGCATATCACTATGTCAGAAGGGTTGCCTTCTGACCATATCACGGCACTAGCCAGTACGGATACCCAGCTTTTTATAGGAACGGATCGGGGAATTGCCATTTATACATTTAAAGACGAATCTATTTACCTGATTGATGATACCAAAGGGCTTACGGCAAATGAGATTTATGACCTAGTTGTGGCTGAGGCCAACCTGTGGGTGAGTACCCCAAATGGTCTCCAAATTTTCAATTCATTTTCTGTTAAAAACACTCAAAAACCAAAAATTCATATAACTAACATCAGTTCAGGAGACAAGGTGTTTGCGGGGTTGGATAAAAATATCACTCTTTCTCCAGATCTTCCAGAATTGCGGATAGATTTTGATGTTTCCAATAGTTTGAGGAGTAGGGGAAAAGCAATGATCCACTATAGAATTAAAGAACTCAATGGAGGTAATTGGAGTATTACTTCATTAAAATACCCATCAGCTAAGTACCAATCTTTACAAGCTGGGAAGTATACATTTGAGGTCATGGCTATTAACGAAGATGGAGTCCAGTCTGCAAATGTCATTCGAATTCCGTTCAACGTATTGGCGCCTATTTGGAAGCGACCTCAATTTCTGATATTGGTTTTTTTATTCATTTTACTTTGTTCTGTTGTTTTTGTTTATATCAGACTGGAGCGAATTAATGAAGCTAACAAGCAGCAGCTGCTCCGAAAATCTCATGAACAAGATCTTAGAATAGCGCAATTAACGTCTATAAGGTCTCAGATGAACCCACATTTTATTTTTAATACAATGTCATTGATTCAGGGCAAGGTATTGAATGGGCTAAATGACCAAGCCAATAAAGCTATTCAAGACTTTTCATTGTTGATGAGAAAGGTATTGGATTTTTCCTCAAAGGAAATGGTCGCACTTGCAGATGAAATAGAAGTAATAGAAAAATACCTTTCTATCGAAAAAAATAGGTTTGATGATAAACTGACATATGACATAATTCTTGATGAAAAACTCAAAGATGAGCTCATAAAGTTGCCATCGCTTTTGACTCAGCCCTTTGTTGAAAATGCGTTGAGGCACGGGCTTCTTCATAAAGAAGGGAAAAAGGAGCTGCTGATATCGTTCAGTTTGGTGGAAGAGATATTGGTGATTGTGATAGATGATAATGGAATAGGTCGGGCTGCTGCATTGCAGGTAAATAAATCTCGGCGCAACAACCACCACTCATTTGCATTGGAGGCTTACAGTAAGAGAATTGAACTCTTGAATATGGATCGGAAAAATAAAATAGAACTTGATATAATTGATAAATTAAGCATGCGGGGCTTGCCTGTAGGAACTAAGGTTGTTATTAAATTGCCACTTATAAATGAGCCAGTTAACATCAGTTGA
- a CDS encoding LytTR family DNA-binding domain-containing protein, with translation MSQLTSVEKIKVLLVDDEPAVRSALKEMLSHFHSIEVVGESSNIPEAVKAIHQVQPNLVFLDIEMPGYLGIQLLEFFNPSEVNFDIVFVTAYNEYAIQAFKIAAFDYLLKPIITVDLEQTIERFVKSKRRQKVLERTQLLKGSFMQEALPSQIAINSMEGIDFLELKNIILFEASGIYTNIIVAEGQTIVASKPIGEFESLLADNTNFFRAHRSFFINLQQVRKMLSKKGCVIIIMKNKMEVPLSRYRKKEFELVIENFRI, from the coding sequence ATGAGCCAGTTAACATCAGTTGAAAAAATAAAAGTGTTGCTTGTAGACGATGAGCCTGCAGTACGGTCGGCCTTAAAGGAGATGCTAAGCCATTTTCATAGTATTGAGGTAGTGGGGGAGTCTAGTAATATTCCCGAGGCGGTCAAAGCAATTCATCAAGTACAGCCCAATCTTGTTTTTTTGGATATAGAAATGCCAGGATATTTAGGCATCCAATTGTTGGAGTTTTTTAACCCCAGTGAGGTAAACTTTGATATTGTATTTGTTACCGCCTATAATGAATATGCCATACAGGCATTCAAAATAGCGGCGTTCGACTATTTGTTGAAACCAATAATTACGGTCGACCTAGAACAGACCATAGAGCGATTTGTAAAGAGTAAAAGGAGGCAAAAGGTTTTGGAGCGCACCCAATTACTGAAGGGCTCTTTTATGCAAGAAGCCTTGCCCAGTCAGATTGCCATCAATTCTATGGAAGGTATAGATTTTTTGGAATTAAAAAATATCATTCTTTTTGAGGCTTCGGGGATCTATACCAATATTATAGTTGCAGAAGGGCAGACCATTGTCGCAAGCAAGCCGATAGGTGAATTTGAATCGTTACTTGCTGATAATACAAATTTTTTCCGGGCACATCGCTCTTTTTTCATCAATCTGCAACAGGTAAGAAAGATGTTAAGTAAAAAAGGATGTGTTATTATTATTATGAAAAATAAAATGGAAGTTCCACTTTCAAGATATAGGAAAAAAGAATTTGAGTTGGTTATTGAAAACTTTAGGATTTAA